The following are from one region of the Amia ocellicauda isolate fAmiCal2 chromosome 1, fAmiCal2.hap1, whole genome shotgun sequence genome:
- the LOC136759708 gene encoding eukaryotic translation initiation factor 4 gamma 1-like has translation MDKKSKAIIEEYLHINDMKEALQCVQELNSEPLLFVFVRNGIESSLERSTIAQERMGLLLYQLLKAGTLPTEQYYKDNGWLTLHILSQLDSGG, from the exons ATGGACAAGAAGTCAAAGGCCATCATTGAGGAGTATCTCCACATCAATGACATGAAG GAAGCCCTGCAGTGTGTCCAGGAGCTGAACTCTGAGCCGCTGCTCTTTGTGTTCGTGCGCAACGGCATCGAGTCTTCATTGGAGCGCAGCACCATTGCACAGGAACGCATGGGCCTGCTGCTCTACCAGCTGCTCAAGGCTGGCACCCTGCCCACTGAGCAGTACTACAAAGATAACGGCTGGCTTACACTACACATACTCTCGCAGTTGGACAGTGGTGGCTGA
- the LOC136757326 gene encoding ATP-sensitive inward rectifier potassium channel 1, whose amino-acid sequence MIQYFRKRIREHMAERQIRRTRLVAKDGHCNIEFGNVRHHKHFAFLMDFWTTFVQIRWRYVLFIFSGSFMGSWFIFSLLWYSVAKNNGDLTEQNPPANHTPCVFNVHGLTSAFLFSVETQMTIGYGYRAPTDICGSAVTLLIVQSIIGALIKCFLCAVIVTKISLPKKRAKTVSFSQTAVISKQGDKLCLLLRVANLRKTLLIGSNIYGKLLRTSVTPQGETIILDQVNIDFMVDAGRDNLFFICPLTLCHIIDKNSPFFKISVDTLHKQDFELVVFLDSTDESTSSSCQVRTSFIPREIQWGYTFLPIISRSKEGKYRVDFSNFNKTKQVTTPHCAYCFYNEDAHLPKEIKGIVNLGFVATEINNTAEFTSM is encoded by the coding sequence ATGATCCAGTACTTCCGGAAACGCATACGTGAACACATGGCAGAACGCCAGATCAGGAGGACCAGACTGGTGGCCAAAGATGGGCACTGCAACATAGAGTTTGGCAATGTGAGGCACCACAAACACTTCGCCTTCCTAATGGACTTCTGGACCACGTTTGTGCAGATTCGTTGGCGCTATGTCCTCTTCATCTTTTCTGGCTCTTTCATGGGCAGCTGGTTCATCTTCTCACTGCTCTGGTACTCTGTTGCGAAGAACAACGGGGACCTCACAGAGCAAAACCCACCTGCTAATCACACCCCTTGCGTGTTCAATGTCCATGGACTCACCTCAGCTTTCCTCTTCTCTGTGGAGACCCAGATGACTATTGGATATGGTTACAGAGCTCCAACAGATATCTGTGGGTCAGCGGTCACCCTGCTCATTGTCCAATCCATCATAGGGGCTCTCATCAAGTGCTTCCTGTGTGCAGTCATCGTAACCAAGATCTCCCTGCCCAAGAAAAGAGCCAAGACTGTTTCCTTCAGCCAGACTGCAGTCATCAGCAAGCAGGGAGACAAGCTGTGCCTTCTCCTGCGGGTGGCCAATTTGCGGAAGACTCTTCTCATCGGGAGCAATATTTATGGCAAGCTCCTTAGGACCTCCGTGACTCCTCAAGGGGAAACCATCATCTTGGACCAAGTGAACATTGACTTCATGGTAGATGCTGGTAGGGACAATCTATTCTTCATTTGTCCTCTGACTCTGTGCCACATCATTGACAAGAACAGTCCCTTCTTCAAGATATCTGTGGACACACTCCACAAGCAGGACTTTGAGCTGGTGGTCTTCTTGGACAGTACGGACGAATCCACCAGCTCCAGCTGCCAAGTACGGACTTCCTTCATCCCGAGGGAAATCCAATGGGGCTACACCTTCCTACCCATCATCTCTCGATCCAAGGAAGGCAAGTACAGGGTGGACTTCTCCAACTTCAACAAGACCAAGCAGGTGACCACTCCACACTGTGCCTACTGCTTCTACAATGAAGATGCACACCTGCCAAAGGAAATTAAAGGAATTGTCAACCTGGGATTTGTGGCAACTGAAATCAACAACACAGCTGAATTTACAAGCATGTGA